A region of Vicinamibacterales bacterium DNA encodes the following proteins:
- a CDS encoding NAD(+)/NADH kinase: MVKRVGVVAKIRLESVASHLVEIAAWLDARGVEPIFEVDTAQLAPSLCAHRTATRDELPRLADLLLVLGGDGTLLAMADRVSQAGRDIPILGVNFGHLGFLTEIALPELYASLEAAIAETAALDERMVLRAGVVRDGQCVAEHMALNDVVVTRGALSRIIELSVSVGGEFVAAFNGDGLIIASPTGSTAYNLSAGGPILHPAVDALVLTPIAPHTLSNRPVVIPASESVSVIPTVHDPTQEVFLTLDGQSGVGLRPGDTIRVARNQTPVRLVQSASHSYFSVLREKLKWAER, from the coding sequence ATGGTCAAGCGTGTCGGCGTCGTGGCGAAGATCCGGCTGGAGTCGGTCGCCAGCCACCTCGTGGAGATCGCCGCCTGGTTGGATGCGCGGGGTGTCGAACCGATCTTCGAGGTCGACACGGCCCAACTCGCCCCGTCGCTGTGCGCGCACCGAACCGCGACGCGCGACGAGTTACCGCGCCTGGCCGACCTCCTGCTGGTCCTCGGCGGGGACGGCACGCTGCTCGCGATGGCCGACCGCGTGAGCCAGGCCGGACGCGACATTCCGATCCTCGGCGTCAACTTCGGCCACCTCGGCTTCCTCACCGAGATCGCGTTGCCCGAGCTGTACGCCTCGCTCGAGGCGGCCATCGCCGAGACGGCCGCCCTCGACGAGCGGATGGTGCTCCGCGCCGGCGTCGTCCGCGACGGGCAGTGCGTTGCCGAGCACATGGCCCTCAACGACGTCGTCGTCACGCGCGGTGCGCTGTCACGCATCATCGAACTGTCGGTGTCGGTCGGCGGCGAGTTCGTCGCGGCCTTCAACGGGGACGGTCTCATCATCGCGAGCCCCACCGGCTCCACGGCGTACAACTTGTCGGCCGGCGGCCCGATCCTCCATCCGGCCGTGGACGCGCTGGTGCTGACGCCGATTGCGCCGCACACGCTCAGCAACCGGCCCGTGGTCATCCCCGCCTCGGAGTCCGTCTCCGTCATCCCGACGGTCCACGACCCGACCCAGGAGGTGTTCCTCACGCTCGATGGACAGAGCGGCGTCGGCCTGCGCCCGGGCGACACGATCCGCGTGGCGCGAAACCAGACGCCGGTCCGCCTCGTCCAGTCCGCCTCCCACAGCTACTTCAGCGTGCTGCGGGAGAAACTCAAGTGGGCCGAGAGATGA
- a CDS encoding TlyA family RNA methyltransferase, whose translation MKRTRLDLLVAERGLAPSRERARALILAGQVTVGGAVVSKAGTPVALDADLALVQPDHPYVGRGGLKLAHALDTFNVAVAGREALDIGASTGGFTDVMLKRGAVRVIALDVGHGQLDWTLRNDPRVVVIEGFNARRLGPSDLPGLVDLVTVDVSFISLAQILPQVPGVLRPGGDVIALVKPQFEAGRGEVGKKGIVRDPDVQARAVERVTEAAAVAGLARLAMTPSPITGAEGNREFLLHLRRR comes from the coding sequence ATGAAGCGGACGCGCCTCGATCTGCTCGTTGCCGAACGCGGGCTGGCGCCCTCGCGCGAGCGGGCGCGGGCGTTGATCCTCGCCGGGCAGGTGACGGTGGGTGGCGCGGTCGTGTCGAAGGCGGGCACGCCAGTGGCGCTCGACGCGGATCTGGCGCTCGTTCAACCCGATCATCCGTACGTCGGACGTGGTGGCCTGAAACTCGCGCACGCGCTCGACACCTTTAACGTGGCGGTCGCGGGCCGCGAGGCGCTCGACATCGGCGCCTCCACCGGCGGCTTCACCGACGTGATGCTGAAACGGGGGGCCGTCCGGGTGATCGCGCTCGACGTCGGGCATGGGCAACTCGACTGGACGCTGCGCAATGATCCGCGCGTGGTCGTCATCGAGGGATTCAACGCGAGACGCCTCGGGCCCTCCGACCTGCCGGGGTTGGTCGATCTCGTCACGGTCGACGTGTCGTTCATCTCGCTGGCCCAGATCCTGCCTCAGGTGCCAGGCGTTCTGCGGCCCGGCGGCGACGTGATCGCGCTCGTGAAGCCGCAGTTCGAAGCCGGACGCGGCGAGGTCGGGAAGAAGGGCATCGTGAGGGATCCGGACGTGCAGGCGCGCGCCGTCGAACGGGTCACCGAGGCGGCAGCGGTCGCCGGACTGGCGCGGCTCGCGATGACGCCTTCGCCCATCACGGGGGCCGAGGGCAATCGGGAGTTCCTGCTGCATCTGAGACGAAGGTAG